Genomic segment of Microcebus murinus isolate Inina chromosome 14, M.murinus_Inina_mat1.0, whole genome shotgun sequence:
ACCTGGAGCAGCCCAAGAAGATTTTAATTTATCTGAAAGTACAAATTCCAagaattaaggttttttttttttttcttgtgtcacaAGAAAATCAGTGACATCCATAAGGTTGTATCTACATAagataatgcttttaaaaaatgaggacagGGAAATTAATTAGAGTTTGGAGAATGGTGGTAGTTTTATTCCTAATGTCTGATACAAAAGGCACTGGCCAGATTTCTGTGGGGCCTCAAGACTGAACTCAGCTCTCGTGAAGGATTTGTCTCCAAGCCTCAAGGTCTCCATGACAGGCTGCATTGCCACTGGTCTAACCACACTGCCCTAAAAGATAAGGCAAAAAAACCAGTTCAGCCAGTGTCTTTTACTTGAGAGATGATGGAGCCTTCATTTTTTAACAAGGTGGTAAAACTTCCCTTTTGCAAAGAATAGCATGAGGCTTTTGTAGATGTGAATCAGTCTGTTTTGTACCAACTTAAAAGCAATGAACACAATCTCCATTCCAACGATGATATAAatggagaagaagaggaagaagttaGGGTGCTCTAAAACGGTATCCCCAAACCCAATGGTGGTCAGCGTGACAAAGCAGAAATAGAAGGCACTCTCAAAGTCCAGATGCGTCTCCCAGCAGGGGAGGATGGCAGCTGCACAGGAAATGTAGGCAAAAACAACGAGCGCAATGATGGGGAGAGGGACGTCCAGCCTCTCCACCTGCTGGCCAACCTCATCCAGGTTGCTGATGACGGAGTATGAGAGTCTCCCCGACACCAGTTCGGGACACGAGGTACTCCTCTCGATGGCCTGCGGGGACAGTTGCAGTGCGTTATGTTTGTCTTGTGCGAGAAATCTCTCAAACAGCTCTGTGTTGCGGCTTGGGGCTGAAGGACACTTGCCGGGCGTGGGGCCCGGGAGCTCTTCAGCGGTGATGGTGATCTGAGGGATGGCTTCGTCTGCAGGCCGGGGGTCAGGCTTCCTCCCGCACAGCACTTGGGAGCACCCCTTGGAGAGGTGATGGGTGAAGAAAGAGAGTTTTCGGAATCGATTATAGGATGTGGATAAGATGGTTGCCAGGATGTCACCTGTGTCAGTGAGGACCAGGAACATCAGGGGGATACCAAAGAGAGCATAGAGCATGCACACGTACTTGCCGAGCCTGGTGACAGGGTAGATGTGGCCGTAACCTGAAAAAGAAGAATCTAGGGTTGTTGTCTGTCACTTTCCCTCCACCCCACAAGCAGCTTCAGAGAAACCTTCTGCCATTTCTCCTCCTTAGCTTGACATTTTACActatgtttgaaaatattcatcTCAAGGCATTCATGCACCTGCCTGGCATTAGGCCTGCTTTGGTggtagggaggggtggggagtgaaACCCATCTTCCCTTTAGGATCAGGAGCAACTCACATCCAGATCTTTGACCTGAACTGTCCTTGGCAGGGCACAAGCACAGGTTTGGGGGTGAACTGATTGCCTTTCATTCTGCCATGGCCATTTCTAAGTGTCCCCAAGAGGATGGGCTCAGCTCACCTGGAAGGATGGGATGAGCACAGGTGAGTGGGGCTGGACAGGTTTGCCATCATACCCACTGCCTTCTTCGCCCTCCATGAAGGTGCCAGCTTTTAAGAAGCCACCTTTGTCCTCCATGGGATGTCTGGGGCCTCTCAGTATATTCGTTTCTATATAAGAggcacctattatgtgctagtAGTGTACACAGCAGTGTGCATGGTATTAGGGACATAGAAAGATGGAAGATGAGTACAATTGCTGCCCTCAGAGCCATTTGTGATTTAGCAGATTGGCAAACAC
This window contains:
- the KCNK18 gene encoding potassium channel subfamily K member 18, with translation MEASGQVGRRCPEALGKLFPGFCFLCSLVTYALVGAVLFSAIEGGQVLGPAEDREFEAFLGELCSILECNRTAVEGKKQDLQEHLRKMKPQWFNRSADWSFLSSLFFCCTVVSTVGYGHIYPVTRLGKYVCMLYALFGIPLMFLVLTDTGDILATILSTSYNRFRKLSFFTHHLSKGCSQVLCGRKPDPRPADEAIPQITITAEELPGPTPGKCPSAPSRNTELFERFLAQDKHNALQLSPQAIERSTSCPELVSGRLSYSVISNLDEVGQQVERLDVPLPIIALVVFAYISCAAAILPCWETHLDFESAFYFCFVTLTTIGFGDTVLEHPNFFLFFSIYIIVGMEIVFIAFKLVQNRLIHIYKSLMLFFAKGKFYHLVKK